A stretch of the Gossypium hirsutum isolate 1008001.06 chromosome D07, Gossypium_hirsutum_v2.1, whole genome shotgun sequence genome encodes the following:
- the LOC121219387 gene encoding lysM domain receptor-like kinase 3: protein MLKLISILLLLISISSISVESRCSRGCDLALASYYVWQGSNLTFISQILNSSLVPYSTTNFDSILAYNPQVANKDSVEAFSRLNIPFPCDCINNDFLGHVFTYSVQPGDTYDKIAGYYSDLTTVAWLRPFNSYPETNIPDSGVVNVVVNCSCGDSAISKDYGLFVTYPLRENETLDTVLTQANLSSDLSGLVRLYNPGANFSSGSGLVYIPGRDAENSFRPLKSSKGISGGVIAGIAIAAVVVSLLLAFGIYAKFFRKKSKTTSLLSTVSHDVSAEAGNVFGSKAAESTGTVAASPGLTGITVDKSVEFSYEELAQATDYFSMANKIGEGGFGAVYYANLRGEEAAIKKMDMQASKEFLAELKVLTRVHHLNLVRLIGYCVEGSLFLVYEYIENGNLSQHLRGSSREPLPWSTRVQIALDSARGLEYIHEHTVPVYIHRDIKSANILIDKKFRAKVADFGLTKLTEVGSASLPTRLVGTFGYMPPEYAQYGDVSPKIDVYAFGVVLYELISAKEAIVKANGSLAESKGLVALFDDALDEPDPKEGLCRLIDARLGDNYPLDAVFKMAQLAKACTKENPQLRPSMRSIVVALMTLSSSTEDWDVGSFYENQALVNLMSGR, encoded by the exons ATGCTGAAATTAATCTCGATTCTGTTGCTATTAATCTCGATTTCATCAATTTCAGTTGAATCAAGGTGCAGCAGAGGCTGTGACTTGGCTTTAGCATCGTACTACGTTTGGCAAGGATCAAACTTGACCTTCATATCTCAGATTCTTAACTCAAGCCTCGTACCGTACTCAACTACTAATTTCGATTCGATCCTTGCTTATAACCCACAAGTTGCGAACAAAGACAGTGTCGAAGCTTTTAGCAGGCTTAACATCCCTTTCCCTTGTGATTGCATCAATAACGATTTCCTTGGCCATGTTTTCACCTACTCGGTTCAACCGGGCGATACTTACGATAAAATCGCTGGTTATTATTCCGATTTGACGACGGTTGCTTGGTTGCGGCCGTTTAATAGCTATCCTGAGACCAATATACCCGATAGTGGGGTGGTTAATGTGGTGGTCAATTGTTCGTGTGGAGATTCTGCTATTTCCAAGGATTACGGTTTGTTTGTTACGTATCCGCTCCGGGAAAATGAGACTTTGGATACTGTGTTGACTCAGGCGAATTTGTCATCGGATTTATCGGGGTTGGTGCGGCTTTACAACCCGGGGGCAAATTTCAGCTCAGGGTCTGGCTTGGTGTATATTCCGGGACGAG ATGCTGAAAATAGTTTTCGTCCCCTCAAATCAAG CAAAG GAATTTCAGGTGGAGTTATCGCCGGGATAGCTATAGCAGCCGTAGTGGTATCACTATTGCTGGCATTTGGTATTTATGCTAAATTTTTCCGAAAGAAGTCAAAGACAACATCATTGCTTTCGACGGTTTCCCATGACGTATCGGCTGAAGCTGGGAATG TTTTTGGAAGCAAAGCAGCAGAATCAACTGGAACTGTTGCTGCTTCTCCCGGCCTTACCGGCATTACTGTAGACAAATCAGTTGAGTTCTCATATGAAGAACTTGCCCAAGCGACTGATTATTTCAGTATGGCTAACAAGATTGGTGAAGGTGGCTTCGGGGCTGTTTACTATGCAAATTTGAGAGGCGAG GAAGCTGCAATCAAGAAGATGGATATGCAGGCATCCAAAGAATTTCTGGCTGAATTGAAGGTTTTGACACGTGTTCATCACCTGAACCTG GTGCGTTTAATTGGATACTGTGTTGAAGGCTCTCTTTTCCTAGTTTACGAATACATCGAGAATGGCAATCTAAGCCAGCATTTGCGAGGATCAA GCAGGGAGCCACTTCCTTGGTCTACTCGCGTGCAAATTGCCCTTGACTCAGCCAGAGGTCTTGAATATATCCATGAGCATACGGTCCCTGTTTACATTCACCGTGACATTAAATCAGCTAATATATTGATAGACAAAAAGTTCCGTGCGAAG GTTGCCGATTTTGGATTAACGAAACTGACAGAAGTCGGAAGTGCATCACTACCCACACGTCTTGTTGGGACATTTGGATACATGCCACCAGA ATATGCTCAATATGGTGATGTTTCTCCTAAAATAGATGTATATGCCTTCGGGGTTGTGCTCTATGAGCTTATTTCCGCTAAAGAAGCTATTGTCAAGGCAAATGGTTCTCTCGCTGAATCAAAAGGTCTTGTTGCCCTG TTTGACGATGCTCTTGATGAGCCTGATCCTAAAGAAGGCCTTTGCAGACTTATCGATGCAAGGCTCGGAGATAATTACCCACTAGACGCTGTATTCAAG ATGGCTCAGCTTGCGAAAGCATGCACAAAAGAAAATCCTCAGCTACGACCGAGTATGAGATCCATAGTAGTTGCTTTAATGACCCTTTCATCGTCAACAGAGGATTGGGATGTTGGTTCTTTCTATGAAAATCAAGCTCTCGTCAACCTTATGTCCGGAAGATAA
- the LOC121219388 gene encoding 40S ribosomal protein S27-2: protein MVLQNDIDLLNPPAELEKKKHKLKRLVQSPNSFFMDVKCQGCFNITTVFSHSQTVVVCGNCQTVLCQPTGGRARLTEGCSFRKKGD, encoded by the exons ATG GTTCTCCAAAACGACATCGATTTGTTGAACCCTCCGGCCGAGCTCGAGAAGAAGAAGCACAAGCTCAAGCGTCTTGTTCAATCTCCCAATTCCTTCTtcatg GATGTCAAATGTCAAGGCTGCTTCAacat AACAACCGTATTTAGCCACTCTCAAACTGTGGTGGTGTGTGGGAACTGCCAGACGGTTCTATGCCAGCCGACTGGCGGTAGAGCTAGACTCACTGAGGGCTGCTCTTTCAGGAAAAAGGGTGACTAA